Proteins encoded by one window of Streptomyces sp. NBC_01571:
- a CDS encoding DUF6603 domain-containing protein, whose protein sequence is MALTVNELVALFPAGGAGTFELDTGRLGLTGEAESLEHLPSGILTLTEATADSAALTVTGKVTLAGEEMPASARFFATGTAVDALLFEASPATWLLQTAVARVDLSGLSGGRSLRVLLAAGQAAAAAGRCPGTGPWVGFQLGGAVADPLEFRAELRKESIGTAQPLDGPPLLITPLLEALGEYGVELPGPLVDWLERVQLHQHPMGKTDNLMVTAEAPVDHGTGANPVELLVLRTTALGRTGQDGKPKATTVAMVRARTDWDGSGLPVVGPMLGNGLLSLPALQIMYVSENLSAEDVIKINRVVTEYNLGPLQQLPVVNAAAGVPLGKNVSAAVYLAVMGDPTPALVITVPPKFGPAPESPEKPKLEYEFVIGKQFGPVYLSSIVFRYDRKKGLLIELQGQVTIGSLTWQVAGLGFYVGMSGGFPLLPFLHGMNIEASAADGLIGFKGGLLNKTPDDPALDFELAGLVLVQAMAVELGAQAVWARSVEGWHSVFIYGEISLLGGASVFGPPPFTVTGFSAGFGINSSFKKVPTGAEIAEFPLVARLDAAQALPGMPAPTPYTPEDALKALTGPTGWIRPAEGQYWIAAGVKFTSFGFIETKALAVIEFGDSVKAMLLGRTSVSLPRTLDPKARAIARVNIGLSLGFSSAEHCLSMDVALLPGSYVLDPSIELTGGIAVYVWTGGGRAGDFAISLGGYHPDYNVPAHYPRPKRLGFVWSPASDITVRAEAYAAITPAAFMFGGRLAAVYDKGIFSAWFTAHLDVLVQWKPFYLDVRLGISIGVAATIKVWFVRVRISVEVGIDLHLWLPPFGGRATVKLWFISFSFGFGSSRDNTPTVDWPEFRTQIPAPARVIPNEGLLADADQGEIARRAAAKEPTLVSSAGFTFTTESGIPASHLYINERLIKQSDEGTIDIRPMRRTGVTSAHRVTITKDGTTFHPTDHHWVVKPVTGTVAPGLWGKPLAKPGDALDGDQLLENRLTGLRITLPEPDYGTDTGPVTSKALSYDGLPDGRMPLRVSDPAGPEPRPDDQSVRTIVDTVAAPTVRGRRTAVLSALARLGAGPGADTDSPLTGYAALAGRSLTTPPLTTTATR, encoded by the coding sequence ATGGCGCTGACGGTCAACGAACTGGTTGCACTGTTCCCGGCAGGGGGTGCCGGTACGTTCGAGCTCGACACCGGGCGGCTCGGGCTGACCGGCGAGGCCGAGTCTCTGGAGCACCTGCCCAGCGGCATTCTGACCCTCACTGAGGCGACTGCCGACAGCGCCGCTCTGACGGTGACCGGCAAAGTCACTTTGGCCGGTGAGGAGATGCCGGCCAGCGCCCGGTTCTTCGCCACCGGCACGGCGGTCGACGCGCTGCTCTTCGAGGCGAGCCCGGCGACCTGGCTGCTCCAGACCGCCGTCGCCCGCGTCGACCTGTCCGGACTGTCCGGCGGCCGGTCACTGCGGGTCCTGCTGGCCGCCGGACAGGCCGCGGCCGCGGCCGGACGGTGCCCCGGCACCGGGCCCTGGGTGGGCTTCCAGCTCGGCGGGGCGGTCGCCGACCCGCTGGAGTTCCGCGCCGAACTGCGCAAGGAGTCCATCGGCACGGCCCAGCCCCTCGACGGACCGCCGCTGCTGATCACCCCGCTGCTCGAAGCCCTCGGCGAGTACGGCGTCGAACTGCCCGGACCGCTGGTCGACTGGCTGGAGCGGGTCCAGCTGCACCAGCACCCGATGGGCAAGACGGACAACCTGATGGTCACCGCCGAAGCGCCGGTGGACCACGGCACCGGCGCGAACCCCGTGGAACTGCTGGTACTGCGGACCACGGCGCTCGGCCGCACCGGCCAGGACGGCAAACCCAAGGCCACCACCGTCGCCATGGTCCGGGCCCGCACGGACTGGGACGGTTCCGGGCTGCCGGTCGTCGGACCCATGCTCGGCAACGGGCTGCTGTCCCTGCCCGCGCTCCAGATCATGTACGTCTCCGAGAACCTCAGCGCCGAAGACGTCATCAAGATCAACCGGGTCGTCACGGAGTACAACCTCGGTCCGCTCCAGCAGTTGCCCGTGGTGAACGCGGCGGCAGGGGTCCCGCTGGGCAAGAACGTGAGTGCGGCGGTCTACCTCGCCGTCATGGGCGATCCGACGCCGGCACTGGTGATCACCGTCCCGCCGAAGTTCGGACCGGCTCCGGAGAGCCCGGAGAAGCCGAAGCTCGAATACGAGTTCGTGATCGGCAAGCAGTTCGGGCCGGTCTACCTCTCGTCGATCGTCTTCCGCTACGACCGCAAAAAAGGCTTGCTGATCGAGCTCCAGGGCCAGGTCACGATCGGTTCTCTCACCTGGCAGGTCGCCGGACTCGGCTTCTACGTCGGCATGAGCGGCGGCTTCCCGCTGCTGCCCTTCCTGCACGGCATGAACATCGAAGCCTCCGCCGCCGACGGGCTCATCGGTTTCAAGGGCGGCCTGCTCAACAAGACACCCGACGACCCCGCCCTCGACTTCGAACTCGCCGGGCTGGTCCTGGTCCAGGCGATGGCGGTGGAACTCGGTGCCCAGGCCGTGTGGGCACGCAGCGTCGAAGGCTGGCACTCAGTCTTCATCTACGGCGAGATCTCCCTCCTCGGCGGCGCCTCCGTCTTCGGCCCGCCGCCCTTCACCGTCACCGGCTTCTCCGCCGGATTCGGTATCAACAGCTCCTTCAAGAAGGTCCCCACCGGTGCCGAGATCGCCGAATTCCCTCTGGTGGCACGGCTGGACGCGGCCCAGGCCCTGCCCGGCATGCCGGCCCCGACGCCGTACACCCCCGAAGACGCGCTCAAGGCCCTCACCGGACCCACCGGCTGGATCCGCCCCGCCGAGGGCCAGTACTGGATCGCCGCCGGAGTGAAGTTCACCAGCTTCGGCTTCATCGAGACCAAAGCCCTCGCCGTCATCGAATTCGGCGACTCCGTCAAGGCCATGCTGCTCGGCCGCACCTCCGTCAGCCTGCCGCGCACCCTCGACCCGAAAGCCCGGGCCATCGCCAGGGTGAACATTGGTCTGAGCCTCGGCTTCAGCTCCGCCGAGCACTGCCTGTCCATGGACGTGGCTCTGCTGCCCGGCAGCTATGTGCTCGATCCGTCCATCGAGCTCACCGGTGGCATCGCCGTCTACGTCTGGACCGGCGGCGGCCGCGCCGGGGACTTCGCCATCAGCCTCGGCGGCTACCACCCCGACTACAACGTCCCCGCCCACTACCCCCGGCCCAAGCGCCTCGGGTTCGTGTGGTCGCCGGCCAGTGACATCACCGTGCGGGCCGAGGCCTACGCCGCGATCACCCCCGCCGCGTTCATGTTCGGCGGGCGCCTGGCCGCCGTCTACGACAAGGGCATCTTCTCCGCGTGGTTCACCGCACACCTCGACGTGCTGGTCCAGTGGAAACCCTTCTACCTCGATGTCCGGCTCGGCATCAGTATCGGTGTCGCGGCCACCATCAAGGTGTGGTTCGTCCGGGTCCGCATCTCCGTCGAGGTCGGCATCGACCTCCACCTGTGGCTGCCGCCCTTCGGGGGCCGGGCCACCGTCAAACTCTGGTTCATCTCCTTCAGCTTCGGCTTCGGCTCCTCCCGCGACAACACCCCCACCGTGGACTGGCCCGAGTTCCGCACCCAGATCCCCGCACCCGCCCGGGTCATCCCCAACGAGGGCCTGCTCGCCGACGCCGATCAGGGTGAGATCGCCCGGCGTGCGGCCGCCAAGGAACCGACCCTCGTCTCCTCGGCCGGATTCACCTTCACCACCGAATCCGGCATCCCCGCCTCGCACCTGTACATCAACGAACGGCTGATCAAGCAGTCCGACGAGGGGACCATCGACATCCGCCCCATGCGGAGGACCGGTGTCACCTCCGCCCACCGGGTCACCATCACCAAGGACGGCACGACCTTCCACCCCACCGACCACCACTGGGTGGTCAAGCCGGTCACCGGCACGGTCGCCCCCGGCCTGTGGGGCAAGCCCCTGGCCAAACCCGGTGATGCGCTCGACGGCGACCAGCTGCTCGAAAACCGCCTCACCGGACTGAGGATCACCCTCCCCGAGCCGGACTACGGCACCGACACCGGGCCCGTCACCTCAAAAGCGCTTTCGTACGACGGACTCCCTGACGGTCGCATGCCTCTGCGCGTGTCCGACCCCGCCGGGCCCGAGCCGCGGCCCGACGACCAGAGCGTCCGGACCATCGTCGACACCGTCGCCGCCCCCACCGTCAGGGGCCGCCGCACCGCCGTGCTCAGCGCCCTCGCCCGGCTCGGCGCGGGACCCGGCGCCGACACCGACAGCCCGCTCACCGGCTACGCCGCACTCGCCGGCCGCAGCCTGACCACCCCGCCCCTGACCACCACCGCGACGAGGTGA
- a CDS encoding IS1182 family transposase, giving the protein MSLEPRSWPEPDPVVTRAVRAKNYGRAVPLPVAVRDRLGELFPDEEFAAAFGKTGPAGWSPGRLALVTVFQMAENLTDRQAAEAVRDRLSWAYALGLGLEDTGFDFTVLSQFRTRVVEHGLEEKVLDLLLTRLKAQGLVGAGGKQRTDSTRIVSAVRDLNRLELAGESVRAAVEALTVAAPHWVAGVLDVPGWSRRYDTRIDTWRMPSSATKRDQLALTYARDGLALLSSVYDPRSEPWLRELPAVQTLRTVLLQNYTRTTAQNGREAVARRTRTEEGGDGLPPGHLRIASPYDLDARWSAKRDTFWNGFKLHVSESCTDAPEKERTAPNLITNVATTASTVPDTKALDGIHQQLQRRGLPPGEHYLDSGYPSAELIVKSRKTYGITLITPVLLDQSRQTRAAQSFQADAFTIDWKYQQVTCPQGQTSSSWSPCTQHGHPMIVVAFTKPTCGPCPVRELCTTSRRGFRQLTLNPRPLTEALRTARAEQADRDWQDAYALRAGVEGTMRQAIAVTDSRRARYRGLAKTHLEHVHSAVALNLIRLNAWWNGRPLDRRHTSHLARLELSLAA; this is encoded by the coding sequence GTGTCGTTGGAGCCGCGGTCGTGGCCGGAGCCGGATCCCGTGGTGACGCGGGCGGTCCGGGCGAAGAACTACGGACGCGCGGTGCCGTTGCCGGTGGCGGTGCGCGACCGGCTCGGGGAACTGTTCCCGGACGAGGAGTTCGCGGCTGCATTCGGCAAGACGGGGCCGGCGGGTTGGTCTCCGGGGCGCCTGGCGTTGGTGACGGTGTTCCAGATGGCGGAGAACTTGACGGACCGCCAGGCCGCTGAGGCGGTGCGTGACCGGCTCTCGTGGGCCTACGCGTTGGGGCTGGGGCTGGAAGACACCGGCTTCGACTTCACCGTGCTGTCCCAGTTCCGCACTCGGGTAGTTGAGCACGGTCTGGAGGAGAAGGTCCTGGACCTGCTGCTGACCCGTCTGAAAGCGCAGGGTCTGGTCGGGGCCGGGGGCAAGCAGCGCACCGACTCCACCCGTATCGTCTCCGCGGTGCGGGACCTGAACCGCCTGGAGCTGGCGGGTGAGTCGGTACGCGCGGCAGTGGAGGCGTTGACGGTGGCGGCCCCGCACTGGGTCGCCGGCGTGCTGGACGTGCCCGGCTGGTCGCGTCGCTACGACACCCGCATCGACACCTGGCGCATGCCCTCCTCCGCCACCAAGCGCGACCAGCTCGCGCTGACCTACGCCCGCGACGGCCTCGCCCTGCTCAGCTCCGTCTACGATCCGCGCTCCGAACCCTGGCTGCGCGAGCTGCCCGCGGTGCAGACCCTGCGCACCGTGCTGCTGCAGAACTACACCCGCACCACCGCGCAGAACGGACGCGAGGCGGTGGCCCGCCGCACCAGGACCGAGGAGGGCGGTGACGGGCTGCCGCCCGGCCATCTGCGCATCGCTTCCCCCTACGACCTCGACGCCCGCTGGTCCGCCAAGCGCGACACCTTCTGGAACGGGTTCAAGCTGCATGTGAGTGAGAGCTGCACGGATGCGCCCGAGAAGGAGCGCACCGCCCCGAACCTGATCACGAACGTGGCCACCACCGCCTCCACCGTCCCCGACACCAAGGCCCTGGACGGCATCCACCAGCAGCTTCAGCGCCGCGGCCTGCCTCCGGGCGAGCACTACCTCGACTCCGGCTACCCCAGCGCCGAACTGATCGTGAAGTCCCGCAAGACCTACGGCATCACGCTGATCACCCCGGTTCTGCTCGACCAGTCCCGCCAGACCCGCGCCGCCCAGAGCTTCCAGGCCGACGCGTTCACCATCGACTGGAAGTACCAGCAGGTCACATGCCCCCAGGGACAGACCAGCTCCTCCTGGAGCCCGTGCACCCAGCACGGCCACCCGATGATCGTGGTCGCCTTCACCAAGCCGACCTGCGGCCCCTGCCCGGTCCGCGAGTTATGCACCACCAGCCGCCGGGGCTTCCGGCAGCTCACCTTGAACCCTCGCCCGCTGACCGAGGCCCTGCGCACCGCACGCGCCGAACAGGCCGACCGGGACTGGCAGGACGCATACGCCCTACGCGCCGGTGTCGAGGGCACCATGCGACAAGCGATCGCCGTAACCGACAGCCGCCGGGCCCGCTACCGCGGCCTGGCCAAGACCCACCTCGAGCACGTCCACAGCGCCGTCGCCCTCAACCTTATCCGCCTGAACGCCTGGTGGAACGGCAGGCCACTCGACCGCCGCCACACCAGCCACCTCGCCCGACTCGAACTCAGCCTCGCCGCGTAA
- a CDS encoding transposase: MPTVPASLFAVLELVRGNFTAPTFRTFTALVTGLIAQTGRCTVTGMLTGVGLTRAWSHDRAHTFFSRAPWNPDILGISLSHLVVRQLLPAGAVLTVAVDDTLFKRRGKKVFGAAWQHDGAATGPRGVGRGTCFVVIGLVVDLPFLARPVCLPVMARLWRPGQEGSKVDIAASMIRLLAACHHGRRVHVVADAAYHGKALRDLPATCTFTTRLPAPSVLFAQAPPRTGKRGRPALKGARLGTPAQLAATADFAPVQVTRYQRTEQVHLAEVTCLWYGSFHTRTVRVILLRDDTTDTGYDLALVTTDLTSSPAELITRYARRWSIEVTFAEARGLLGAGQAHNRTRAAVERTVPFALYCYTITVVWYALHGHQPGDVAEHRERAPWYTTKTDPSLSDMVAKLRRVIIAARFMPTRPGQPTEQEIRTVQQAWAAASTDAAA, encoded by the coding sequence ATGCCGACTGTGCCCGCTTCGCTGTTCGCCGTACTGGAGTTGGTACGGGGCAACTTCACCGCGCCGACGTTTCGAACCTTCACGGCGCTGGTCACGGGTCTGATCGCGCAGACCGGGCGGTGCACGGTGACCGGGATGCTCACCGGTGTCGGGTTGACGCGCGCATGGTCCCACGACCGCGCCCACACCTTCTTCTCCCGCGCCCCGTGGAACCCGGACATCCTGGGCATCTCCCTGTCCCACCTGGTCGTGCGCCAACTCCTGCCCGCAGGTGCGGTGTTGACGGTGGCGGTGGACGACACGCTGTTCAAGCGGCGCGGGAAGAAGGTCTTCGGTGCGGCCTGGCAGCACGACGGCGCGGCCACCGGACCCCGGGGTGTCGGGCGCGGGACCTGCTTCGTCGTCATCGGCCTGGTCGTCGACCTGCCCTTCCTGGCCCGGCCGGTGTGCCTTCCTGTCATGGCCCGGCTGTGGCGACCCGGGCAGGAAGGCAGCAAAGTCGACATCGCCGCGTCCATGATCCGCCTGCTGGCCGCCTGCCACCACGGCCGGCGCGTTCATGTCGTCGCGGACGCCGCCTACCACGGCAAAGCCTTACGCGATCTGCCCGCGACCTGCACCTTCACCACCCGACTGCCCGCACCCTCGGTCCTGTTCGCCCAGGCCCCGCCCAGGACCGGCAAACGCGGGCGCCCCGCGCTCAAGGGCGCGCGACTGGGCACGCCCGCCCAGCTCGCGGCCACCGCCGACTTCGCTCCCGTACAGGTCACGCGCTACCAACGTACCGAGCAGGTGCATCTGGCCGAGGTCACCTGCCTGTGGTACGGCTCCTTCCACACCCGCACCGTGCGCGTGATCCTGCTCCGCGACGACACCACCGACACCGGCTACGACCTGGCCCTGGTCACCACCGACCTGACCAGCAGCCCGGCCGAGCTGATCACCCGTTACGCGCGGCGCTGGTCGATCGAGGTCACCTTCGCCGAGGCCCGCGGCCTGCTCGGAGCCGGCCAGGCCCACAACCGCACCCGGGCCGCGGTGGAACGCACCGTGCCCTTCGCCCTGTACTGCTACACGATCACGGTCGTCTGGTACGCACTGCACGGCCACCAGCCCGGCGACGTGGCCGAGCACCGCGAGCGCGCCCCCTGGTACACCACCAAGACCGACCCGTCACTGTCCGACATGGTCGCCAAGCTCCGACGGGTGATCATCGCCGCCCGATTTATGCCCACCCGCCCAGGTCAGCCCACCGAGCAGGAAATCCGCACCGTCCAGCAGGCATGGGCCGCGGCCAGCACCGACGCCGCCGCGTGA
- a CDS encoding IS1380 family transposase translates to MQSSHAAAKVSARFDDPNLVAYGGLAPLVRLAERCGLPGLIGELVRLPASKNGTGAFPSAKAMALIAGMAAGADSIDDMDRLRHGAMRRLFTGVRAPSTLGSFLRSFTHGHVRQLAAVARRFLPRLASRTPLLPGVGTVAYLDLDDTIKPVHGYAKQGVGYGYNTVKGLNALIATLCTPLAAPVIAATRLRKGSVNSVRGAGSFAAEAIRTARASGARGMLIVRADSAYYAAEVIAACRAAGARFSVTVRMNASIKQAIAAIDETAWRAIKYPQAVWDDEEERWISDAEIAEIPYTAFTSKPKKQQVTARLIVRRVKRLNPAAVPEGQGELFTTWRYHAAFTDSTLPLIDAERDHRQHAIVEQVICELKNGPFAHAPSGNFQANAAWLALAALAFNLTRACGTLAGTVHTRATCATIRDHLINVPARLARSARRLTLHLPEHWPWHDAFEALFHAVHTPPQSA, encoded by the coding sequence ATGCAATCTTCCCATGCCGCGGCGAAGGTCTCCGCACGGTTCGATGATCCGAATCTGGTCGCGTACGGCGGGCTCGCGCCGCTGGTGCGCCTGGCCGAGCGGTGCGGGTTGCCGGGTCTGATCGGCGAACTGGTGCGGCTGCCGGCCTCGAAGAACGGCACCGGCGCTTTCCCGTCCGCCAAGGCGATGGCGCTGATCGCGGGCATGGCCGCGGGCGCGGACAGCATCGACGACATGGACCGGCTGCGGCACGGCGCGATGCGGCGACTGTTCACCGGGGTGCGCGCCCCGTCCACGCTGGGCAGCTTCCTGCGCTCTTTCACCCACGGGCATGTCCGCCAACTGGCCGCCGTGGCCCGACGGTTCCTGCCCCGGCTGGCCTCGCGCACTCCGCTGCTGCCCGGCGTGGGAACGGTCGCCTACCTCGATCTGGACGACACGATCAAGCCAGTCCACGGCTATGCCAAGCAGGGCGTGGGCTACGGCTACAACACGGTCAAGGGCCTGAACGCGCTGATCGCGACACTGTGCACGCCGCTGGCCGCCCCGGTGATCGCCGCAACGCGGCTGCGCAAGGGCAGCGTGAACTCGGTGCGCGGAGCCGGGTCGTTCGCCGCCGAGGCGATCCGCACCGCCCGCGCATCAGGTGCGAGGGGCATGCTGATCGTGCGGGCCGACTCGGCCTACTACGCCGCCGAGGTGATCGCCGCCTGCCGGGCCGCCGGCGCCCGCTTCTCGGTCACCGTGCGGATGAACGCCTCCATCAAGCAGGCCATCGCCGCCATCGACGAGACGGCCTGGAGAGCGATCAAGTATCCCCAGGCGGTCTGGGACGATGAGGAGGAACGCTGGATATCGGACGCCGAAATCGCCGAGATCCCCTACACCGCCTTCACCTCGAAACCGAAGAAGCAGCAGGTCACCGCCCGCCTCATCGTGCGCCGCGTGAAACGGCTCAACCCGGCGGCGGTGCCCGAGGGCCAGGGTGAGCTGTTCACCACCTGGCGCTACCACGCCGCATTCACCGACAGCACGCTGCCGCTCATCGACGCCGAGCGTGACCACCGGCAGCACGCGATCGTGGAACAGGTGATCTGTGAGCTGAAGAACGGACCGTTCGCGCACGCCCCCTCGGGCAACTTCCAGGCGAACGCGGCCTGGCTCGCGCTGGCCGCCCTCGCCTTCAACCTGACCCGCGCCTGCGGGACGCTCGCCGGCACCGTCCACACCCGCGCGACATGCGCGACCATCCGCGACCACCTCATCAACGTGCCCGCCCGGCTGGCCCGTTCGGCCCGGCGGCTCACCCTGCACCTGCCGGAACACTGGCCCTGGCACGACGCCTTCGAAGCCCTCTTCCACGCCGTGCATACCCCGCCCCAATCAGCCTGA
- a CDS encoding IS1380 family transposase, producing the protein MSKRIGLYPRVRVEGGGGGVVSQAGAVLLVESVRKSGLDTAISAALAPWRKPRTVHDPGKVLLDVALATALGGDCLADVAMLRSEPDVFGPVASDPTVSRLIDVLAAAGPKALTAIRSARAEVRSRVWELAGVRSPAADGHVIVDIDGVLVLAHSEKQDATATWKKTFGHHPLVAFVDHGQAGSGEPVAALLRPGNAGSNTASDHIETAQLALAQLPKHLRRGRKTLIRTDSAGGTHAFLDWLSRRGRWLSYSVGMTITDAIHQAVLKIPKKAWTPGYDADGTERPGAWVAEITDIPDLSTWPKGMRLIVRKERPHPGAQLRFTDLDGLRLTCFATNTQGGQLADLELRHRRRARCEDRIRNARDTGLRNLPLHDTAQNRIWLEIVQIALDLLVWMPMLALTAESRRWEPKRLRLRLFSAAAQLVTTGRRRWLRFTARWPWTDVITHAVQRLAALPNPG; encoded by the coding sequence GTGAGCAAGCGTATCGGGTTGTACCCGCGTGTCCGCGTCGAGGGCGGTGGCGGTGGGGTGGTCTCGCAGGCCGGGGCGGTGCTGCTGGTCGAGTCGGTCCGCAAGTCCGGCCTGGACACCGCGATATCGGCGGCGCTGGCGCCGTGGCGCAAGCCGCGGACAGTGCACGACCCGGGCAAGGTCCTGCTGGATGTCGCGCTCGCGACGGCTCTGGGCGGGGACTGCCTCGCCGATGTCGCCATGTTGCGGTCCGAGCCCGACGTGTTCGGCCCGGTGGCATCCGATCCCACGGTCTCCCGGCTCATCGACGTCCTCGCCGCAGCCGGGCCGAAGGCGCTCACCGCGATCCGGTCGGCGCGGGCAGAAGTACGGTCGCGGGTCTGGGAACTGGCCGGGGTGAGAAGTCCGGCCGCCGACGGTCACGTGATCGTGGACATCGACGGCGTGCTGGTCCTCGCGCACTCCGAGAAGCAGGACGCCACCGCGACCTGGAAGAAAACCTTCGGTCATCATCCGCTCGTCGCGTTCGTCGACCACGGCCAGGCCGGTTCCGGAGAGCCGGTCGCCGCGCTGCTGCGGCCCGGCAACGCCGGCTCCAACACCGCGAGCGATCACATCGAAACAGCCCAACTCGCCCTGGCCCAACTCCCCAAGCACCTGCGGCGGGGCCGGAAGACGCTGATCCGCACCGACTCCGCCGGCGGGACCCATGCCTTCCTCGACTGGCTCTCCCGCCGGGGCCGGTGGCTGTCGTATTCCGTCGGAATGACCATTACCGACGCCATCCACCAGGCCGTCCTGAAGATTCCGAAGAAGGCATGGACGCCGGGCTACGACGCCGACGGCACCGAGCGGCCCGGCGCCTGGGTCGCGGAGATCACCGACATCCCCGACCTGAGCACGTGGCCCAAGGGTATGCGGCTGATCGTCCGCAAAGAACGACCGCACCCCGGCGCCCAGTTGCGATTCACCGACCTCGACGGACTACGACTCACCTGCTTCGCGACCAACACCCAAGGCGGCCAGCTCGCCGACCTGGAACTACGTCACCGCCGCCGGGCCCGCTGCGAGGACCGCATCCGAAACGCCCGCGACACCGGCCTGCGCAACCTGCCCCTGCACGACACCGCCCAGAACCGGATCTGGCTGGAGATCGTCCAGATCGCACTCGACCTCCTCGTCTGGATGCCGATGCTCGCCCTGACTGCAGAAAGCCGCCGCTGGGAGCCCAAACGGCTTCGCCTGCGCCTGTTCTCTGCCGCCGCTCAGCTGGTCACCACCGGCCGCCGCCGCTGGCTCCGCTTCACCGCCCGATGGCCCTGGACGGATGTGATCACCCACGCGGTCCAGCGACTCGCAGCCCTGCCGAACCCCGGCTGA
- a CDS encoding helix-turn-helix domain-containing protein: MNPLPGDLFARRLRQERERLGISQAELARRMAALLGTNVDSTAITRIEQQTRAVRLDEAVTAAEALGVPLITLVSDNYARENEAEIQNQLAELALAEQEWERLRQKIHRITQTIQHLSAEREAFRSHALDVKPETAGDYELDPETQAALDARMRDVRNKPAGEITDPGA; the protein is encoded by the coding sequence ATGAATCCACTGCCCGGCGACCTTTTCGCCCGCCGACTTCGTCAAGAACGCGAACGCCTCGGCATCAGCCAGGCAGAGCTAGCGCGCCGTATGGCCGCCCTGCTCGGCACGAACGTTGACTCCACCGCCATCACACGCATCGAGCAGCAGACCCGCGCGGTCAGGCTCGACGAGGCGGTCACCGCTGCCGAAGCTCTCGGGGTCCCTCTGATCACACTGGTCAGCGACAATTACGCCCGCGAAAACGAAGCCGAGATCCAGAACCAGCTCGCCGAACTCGCCCTTGCCGAGCAGGAATGGGAGAGGCTGCGCCAGAAGATCCACCGGATCACCCAGACCATCCAGCATCTGTCCGCCGAGCGGGAGGCATTCCGCTCTCACGCGCTGGACGTCAAGCCGGAAACCGCCGGCGACTACGAGCTCGACCCTGAGACCCAGGCCGCTCTCGACGCCCGGATGCGTGATGTCCGCAACAAGCCGGCCGGAGAGATCACCGACCCAGGCGCATGA